In Ensifer canadensis, a genomic segment contains:
- a CDS encoding S9 family peptidase has product MSVFKNLPEAPVAAKKPVTDTRHGITRTDDYAWLRDDNWQAMFKDPSILNPDIRKHLEAENAYMNAAMDDTKALQKTLFAEMRGRIKEDDSSIPVKDGPFAYGSLYVTGGEQPRYFRIPRDADNKDETIRQVLLDGDKEAEGKSYFRLAGLDHSTDHSRGLWGYDDKGSEYFTLKVRDLSTGEDLADVIENTGGGGAWAPDGKSFFYTVLDDNHRPSKIFHHVLGTPQADDRLVYEEKDPGFFMSVGGSLLDDFIYIDINDHETSEYRLLSTKDLTAEPKLVAGRVIGLEYAMTEGGDVFYILTNADGAKDFKIMEAPVEAPGKENWREVVAHRPGTLILSHMAYARHLVWLQRRDGLPEIVIRDRKTGEEHAIAFAEEAYSLGLSGAAEYDTDVIRFSYSSMTTPSQLFDYDMATRKRTLLKTQEVPSGHNPDDYVTRRVFAPSWDGTKVPVTLLYRKDTPLDGSAPCLLYGYGAYGITIPAGFNTNCLSLADRGFVYAIAHIRGGKDRGFSWYEDGKMAKKTNTFKDFIAAADYLNQEKFTSYANIVAEGGSAGGMLMGAIANMAPEKFTGIIAAVPFVDVLNTMLDDTLPLTPPEWPEWGNPIDSPEFYDIIAGYSPYDNVGAKPYPAILALGGLTDPRVTYWEPAKWVARLREKTTGVEPILMKTNMDAGHGGASGRFQRLEEIAFEYAFAIKVAGRM; this is encoded by the coding sequence TTGTCCGTTTTCAAGAACCTGCCCGAAGCTCCCGTCGCCGCGAAAAAGCCGGTGACCGATACGCGCCACGGCATCACCCGCACCGACGACTACGCTTGGCTGCGGGACGACAACTGGCAGGCAATGTTCAAGGATCCCTCGATCCTCAACCCTGACATCCGCAAGCATCTGGAGGCCGAAAACGCCTACATGAACGCGGCGATGGACGACACCAAGGCGCTGCAGAAGACGCTGTTTGCCGAGATGCGCGGCCGCATCAAGGAAGACGACAGTTCGATACCGGTGAAAGATGGCCCCTTTGCCTATGGCAGCCTCTACGTAACCGGCGGCGAGCAGCCGCGTTACTTCCGCATCCCGCGCGACGCCGACAATAAGGACGAGACCATCCGGCAGGTGCTGCTTGACGGCGACAAGGAAGCCGAAGGCAAGTCCTATTTCCGCCTTGCGGGCCTCGACCACTCGACCGACCACAGCCGCGGCCTTTGGGGGTACGACGACAAGGGATCGGAATATTTCACGCTGAAGGTGCGCGACCTTTCGACCGGCGAGGATCTTGCCGACGTGATCGAGAACACCGGCGGCGGCGGCGCCTGGGCGCCTGATGGCAAGAGCTTCTTCTACACCGTGCTTGACGACAACCACCGTCCGTCGAAGATCTTCCACCACGTGCTCGGTACGCCCCAGGCGGACGATCGGCTGGTCTATGAAGAAAAGGACCCAGGTTTCTTCATGTCGGTCGGCGGATCGCTCCTCGACGACTTCATCTACATCGACATCAACGACCACGAGACCAGCGAGTATCGCCTGCTTTCGACCAAGGATCTCACGGCCGAGCCGAAGCTGGTCGCCGGTCGCGTCATCGGTCTCGAATATGCCATGACCGAAGGCGGCGACGTCTTCTACATCCTCACCAATGCCGACGGCGCCAAGGATTTCAAGATCATGGAAGCGCCGGTGGAAGCACCGGGCAAGGAGAACTGGCGCGAGGTCGTGGCCCATAGGCCGGGTACGCTGATCCTCAGCCACATGGCCTATGCCCGCCACCTCGTCTGGCTGCAGCGCCGCGACGGTCTGCCGGAAATCGTCATCCGCGACCGCAAGACCGGCGAAGAGCACGCGATCGCCTTTGCCGAGGAAGCCTATTCGCTTGGGCTCTCCGGCGCTGCCGAATACGACACCGACGTCATCCGCTTTTCCTATTCGTCGATGACGACGCCGTCGCAGCTCTTCGACTATGACATGGCGACGCGTAAGCGCACGCTGCTCAAGACACAGGAAGTACCATCAGGGCACAATCCCGACGACTATGTCACCCGCCGCGTCTTCGCGCCGTCCTGGGATGGAACGAAGGTGCCGGTGACGTTGCTTTATCGTAAGGATACGCCGCTCGACGGTTCGGCACCGTGCCTGCTCTATGGCTACGGCGCTTATGGCATCACCATTCCTGCCGGCTTCAATACCAACTGCCTGTCGCTCGCCGACCGTGGCTTCGTCTATGCCATCGCCCATATCCGCGGCGGCAAGGACCGGGGCTTCTCCTGGTATGAGGACGGCAAGATGGCCAAGAAGACCAACACCTTCAAGGACTTCATCGCCGCCGCTGACTATCTGAATCAGGAGAAGTTCACGTCCTACGCGAACATCGTCGCCGAAGGCGGATCGGCCGGCGGCATGCTGATGGGCGCCATCGCCAACATGGCTCCGGAAAAATTCACCGGCATCATCGCCGCGGTGCCCTTCGTCGACGTGCTCAACACCATGCTCGACGACACCCTGCCGCTGACCCCGCCGGAATGGCCGGAATGGGGCAATCCGATCGACAGCCCTGAGTTCTACGACATCATCGCCGGCTATTCGCCCTACGACAATGTCGGGGCAAAACCCTACCCTGCAATCCTTGCGCTCGGCGGCTTGACCGACCCGCGCGTGACCTATTGGGAACCGGCGAAATGGGTCGCCCGCCTGCGCGAAAAGACCACGGGCGTTGAGCCGATCCTGATGAAGACCAACATGGACGCCGGCCACGGCGGCGCCTCCGGCCGCTTCCAGCGACTTGAAGAGATCGCCTTCGAGTATGCCTTCGCCATCAAGGTCGCCGGCAGAATGTAA